One genomic window of Actinoalloteichus hoggarensis includes the following:
- a CDS encoding DinB family protein, translating into MSTTRAELLRWQFDLTWALTEFHLTRLTSEDFDWEPAQPCWTVRRGADGRWVADFAEVEPDPVPALTIAWLTWHVGWWWSVTIDHVRGRRPRERTEIEWPGPGEPTIAWLRALRDEWAVVSAELTDADLDGRAPFPWPDSPELTVAHMLAWVNTELMKNVAEIGQLRMLRAVAGAAPAAAGSSSPPR; encoded by the coding sequence ATGTCGACGACCCGAGCCGAGCTGCTGCGCTGGCAGTTCGATCTGACCTGGGCGCTCACCGAATTCCATCTGACCCGGCTGACCTCGGAGGACTTCGACTGGGAACCCGCACAACCCTGCTGGACGGTCCGGCGTGGAGCGGACGGCCGGTGGGTGGCGGACTTCGCCGAGGTCGAGCCCGATCCGGTGCCCGCGCTGACGATCGCGTGGCTCACCTGGCATGTGGGCTGGTGGTGGAGCGTGACGATCGATCACGTTCGGGGCAGACGGCCGCGGGAACGCACCGAGATCGAATGGCCCGGCCCGGGGGAGCCGACGATCGCCTGGCTGCGTGCGCTGCGCGACGAGTGGGCCGTCGTCTCGGCGGAGCTCACCGACGCCGACCTGGACGGCCGAGCGCCGTTTCCCTGGCCGGACAGTCCGGAGTTGACGGTCGCCCACATGCTCGCCTGGGTCAACACCGAGCTGATGAAGAACGTCGCCGAGATCGGTCAGCTTCGGATGCTGCGGGCGGTGGCAGGCGCGGCGCCCGCGGCAGCCGGCTCGTCGAGTCCGCCGCGGTGA